A segment of the Nilaparvata lugens isolate BPH chromosome X, ASM1435652v1, whole genome shotgun sequence genome:
TGGATAATGAAGAGCAAAGGTCCAAGTGTGGAACCCTGGGGTACACCTGTCTGAACCTTCAAAAAATGAGAAAGGGAACCCTTATAAAAAGAAGCCTGAAATCTATCACTTGAATAGGAAATCATAAGCTTAATAGACACATCATCAAACCCATAAAACTGGAGTTTTTTACCAAAATCTCATGAGATATGGTGTCAAAAGCCTTTGACATGTCATAAAAACTACTAGAAACTTTGTTCTTACCATCCAGTCAGTTAATACAGTTTTTCATGAATTCAGATATAGCACCATGAGTAACTCTTTTAGATCTATATGCAAATTGACTATTTGTGAACAGTGAATTACTTTCAAAATAGCTTATGATTTGCTTATAGAGTACCATCTCAAATATCTTTGAAATTATAGGAATAATGGAAACAGGCCTATAATTTTTGTAATCCAGAGATGAACCTTTTTTCAACAAAGGAATAACTTTAACTAATTCACGACATTTAGGAAATACACCATCcttaatacaaatattaaaaaggTACACAACACTTCACATACAAATGGTGCAGCCAATTTcataaaacatgaatttaaataGTAAACATCAAGACAAGCACTATTACTGAGAGATAATATAGAATTATACACCTGCTCAACAGTAATACATGAAAAAGAGAACGAATTTAATACAGGATTATCTTGTTTGTGAATGTCAAGATAATAAGAAATATCATTTACAGAGGTAGGTACTCTTTGAACAATATTACCAACACTTTCAATAGAGAAATCATTAAAACCACCTGCTGTCAGGAATCATTTTGATTACTGTCTTTTAAATCGTTCTTGTTCAGATTCTCTTTCACAATAGACCACAATTCTTTGGGTTTATTTTTAGCTGTCAGCACACgattacaattattgtaattgaatttgGCTTCCCTCACAGTCTTCTTGAATATgtatcttaataaattatacttaTCCTTGTAATGAACCAAACCTGATTGTCTGAATAACTCATACATAAGCAAACAGTCATTCTTTTATTGTCTAATATTTAATTGTCTATATTAAACACATGATCCAGGAGGGTTGCCATTTTGTTTGTTTAGCAACATCTTCAGTGAACCATGTTCTATCTCTTGGGTGAAAAAGAAGACCTACTTAAACTCCTAGGGTCTTCATTGTTACTTTTGGAAACACTGAGTTGAAGAAATATATGTATCCAGCAATCAGCTGGAAACTGATCAAATGCATATTCAGGCATTGTTAGATTGATTACTTCATTCCAGTTTATGCAGTTTAATTTGTTGCAAATAAGAGAGATTGGCTATTCATCTTTTCCTGTTCTGCTGCTGAAGCTGTAATTTGAGTGTCAGGTTGGTGGGGGCTCACTTCTACTTTTGTTTCATGGTCAGCACAACTGCACAGTGATGACAGCATTTGACAGTGACTGTCAGTATGGGATTAATGTCTTCAAATCTGTGATCCCATGAGTCAAAGTAAGTGGCCACAGTGTCCAAAGATGCAGATTCTCTTGTAGGGAGtatatttgcaataaatttccTTGCAGAAGCTTTGTGAAGGTGACTTTCTCATAAATACCaccgatttatgtagttacatcacaatatattatataattgttaTTCAAATCGCTATCTTGATCAGCGATTATACATATCTGTGTTGCCTAGCTTCCCACTGAAATACTATGTGTTGTTCTCAATGCTATTTGCTAGTATTTTTAATGTGTTATTAGAGAAAAGTTGATAGGCCGAGTTAGCTTTCAACATGAACATCACTATATTACTTATATTATAAGCCAtaaagtgaaaaaatattttttctcctttCCTTCTCTGTGTACACGCTTTGTATTTGAGCTTTGAGTCTTCGAGAACTGTCAAAGTTGGTCAAACTTTACGACTTGGAATTTATCGATTTACTTTCGTTGTGTCCAGATGTAACGCTCTTGGTAGGTTAgcataaataaatatcttatcaATCAACATGAAATGATAAATCTCAAAGACAAATTCCTTATCaggttaaaaaaaatattttcatccgCCATTGTAATATTCTgacacaataaaatatatatttataaaatttttctttGGCTCTCTAGTATCTAGAAGTGTCGTTATCCATCCTGCATCCCAATTCCCAACTCCCAATCAACAATCAAGACTCACTAACAATACAGCTAAATCGCATAAACTAAATtgtttgtttgtaattttttcacTGTAGGAACTGTCAAATATTAATTCAGTAAGTATTCAGCATAACTTTAATAACTTAAATTTAACTTTTAGTTTATTCTATtagtttctgtatttttataatgCTTTCGGTATTCGGTGGGAACAATGAACAGTCACATGTAAGTTAGCTTACAAAGAAGTTTTGGTGTTCTAATATAAAATCGAATAGGTGACTTTCAGATAAATGtcgttgaataatatttatccaaaataattgttgatttactgaagaaataaatattttatcaacttgTAATCTGGACACTTGGTAACACAGTATAGCTTAATCGGTAACTTACAGTTACTCTAGTACCGATCAACATGAATTTTACTATCCACAACAACAGACctctcaaaatttatttttctaaagCTGCGTGTACTTGGTCAAGTTTTTTTTCAACGTTTGAGCTGAATGggcaattttgaaaacttgaatttaagTTTTCACAACTTATAATAGGCTAGCGATGAAGTGAAAAATCTTATCTCCAAGGTTTTTTTGagtttgtttcttgttttactCTAGAATACTTGAAGTCTTGaaggaataagaaaatattaaaattgaattcttctttgcacaatattttttatctcattttccCATTTTTTTAGTTTAGATTGTAGCTTCAAAATTCAAGTTGAATCCGAATGTTAAACATGCTCAACATCTACTTGAATCAACAACACTTGAAGAGGCGTTCACGTTGGttggattcaagtttctgttAGGCTAAATAGCCTACATTCATTTTACACAAGCgtcaaattaaaaacttaaatcGAAGGAAACTTGACTAAATGTAAACCCCTTTATCACTATACTATGTTTTTTGTTAGCCCATTAATTTTTCGCCGGCAATCTGTTGTAGGGCCACAGCTGGATTCCCATATTTAAAGTGACCGGcgcagtgaaaatataatttccatgagtTCTCATTGGATTGTTCTCACTCAGCACGgtcgagcgagtatgaatatgaataaggaCCTTTGAagtgaaataatattatctctataaagctggattcgcacacaacaTTGACAGTGAAAACATAATTCCCATAAGTCCTAATGAGATAATACATAGGCGCTCGGCAAGGCTGAATACGAATATTCCAAGTAGAACTCCTGGgagttatattttcactgttgtgtgctaatataataactataacgGTCGCTTTCACTATCTTTGGTGTGTGGGGATCCAGCTTTACACAGTCATATAGatggtgaaaatattattaatagtatcaatttttatttgcaGCAAAAATGATCAAAGAGGACGATGAGAATGAAGAGGATTCGCTAGTTAATGCTTGCCTGATGGTGGAGGATACCAATGAATTGTCTGATAGCAATTCAAATAAGTGCGAGCTGTGCCATCAGTTTATGCCGTCGCAAGATCTGCGCTCTCTTCATTATGTCCTCAATCATGGCTGCAAGATCTGCAGTGTGTGCTCTCAGGTTTCCATCACATTGAACTCATTCAAGATTCACGTCAGGTCCAATCATTCCCAATTCTTGTGTGATCTATGTGATAGGCCTATTGTGTTCTCAACACACGGCGAACTATTGAAACACAGAAACAATATTCATTTGTTATTCAAGTGCCCATTGTGCATCTTCGAATTCTTCAGCGAAAGCCATGTTGAATCTCATCTTCTAAGGTTTCATCGAATCTGCGTGCCAAAATTTTTGTCTGCGAATAACTATGTATACGAGTGGTACGATTCAACTGAAACGTACTATTGTAACATGTGTGGGGCCAACAAGTGTAAAGTTGATGTTTTCTCCCATTTCATACAGCACCATCAGATCTCATTGTTACCATTAGCCCAAAAATTTATGTCTCAGAATCTGAACATAAGAGTTATTGGCGTCGACTCAGAAATTGATTCCCAAGCTAAGCATAATGTTACCATTTGTAAAGGATGTTCAGGACATGTTTCGGAAGAAGTTCCTCTCTCTGCACACAACTTTATTTGCCTTGGAGAAGTATTGTGCAAAATATGTTTGCAGCCACAAAGTAACCAGTTTACCAGGAACTCGCACATTAATGAAGAACACACACATTATCCTTGTGCTTTGGGGTGCTCCGACACAATCGTATTCGACAATGAAGAAAAACTCCATGATCATTGTCGCAAAGTTCATAATGTTATGCCATGCCACCTATGTACATGTTTTGTAAGTTGTGCAGAAGGGTTGATGAAGCAGCATCTGCAGATGTGCCATTCATACTACCGTTCCGATGAGATCTCACTTAGTGACTCTCTATTCAATGTACATTGTGGCAATACGACGATTGGCCTCATTTGCAGCCTTTGCGACTTCGATGCTGTTATACAAATCACTAGTGTCGAAGATCTATTCAAACATCTAAATTTTCATTCAGTTTCTCTCGGAGCGGTTTCTCATTTTCTCGAGAAAGATAATTTACACGAGAGTTTGCATATGAGACTAAGCGCATTGAGGAACATAGAtaagtattttcagaaatcagcTTCAGATACTAATGGTTCACAGCAGACTGACAATAATTCTTGTCATGGATCCTATCCAGAAGATGATAATCCTTCATCCGGGAATACGGAAATAATTTTTCTTAGCAATTCAGAATCCGAATGTTCACGCACAAAGAACTCACAAGTAGATTACAGTCAGTCTGACGAGTCAAAAATTCACTCTGTTGAAGAACCAATTACAGTCATTGGACCATCCTCAAATCACACTCTATCCAATGGATTTGATATAAAAAATCCAAACAATCCTGTAAATAATGTTGCCGATATTGTAAACACTCCTGAAACTGAAAAAGGCCCAATTTGTTTAGAATCGGTAGGAGAAGATCCAGATACTTCAAAAACTGAATCCTTAGCCAGATGCTTGGAGAATGATAAGACACTCAAGCTGAAAGATGAAGTAAATACTCTTGAGTATGAACAAGAAGGGGATGAGATGGTAAGCAGTACGGGAGATATCAACAGCAACAAGAAATTAACTAACTATGTCAATGAAGCTGATATGAACATAGAGCTTGTTGGAAATAAGGATCCCAGCAGTGATGATGCAGAGATGATGGCGGATAATTGTGATGGCAACGatgatatgaaattgaaaatggagcTTGTCGGTAATGGAAATGCCAACGATAATGCTGAGATGTTGGAGGATGATTATGATGGCAACGATGATATAGAATTGAACATGGAGCTTGTTGGTACTGAAAATCCCAACGATAATGCCGAGATGTTAGAGGATTATTATGATGGCAACGATGATATAGAATTGAACATGGAGCTTGTTGGTACTGAAAATCCCAACGATAATGCCGAGATGTTAGAGGATTATTATGATCCGGACGATGATGTGGAATTACAAAAAGCAAGCGCCGTGTTTCAGAAGAAAGTTCGTTTGGCTTTATTGAACGTAAAACCAGATGTTAATCCACGTGACGTTGAATGTGTTGTGACCGATACAAGTGATATTGAGGAGTCTGAAAGTGAGGATGTTGGTGCACGTCGTACCAAGTCAAAGTTTAGAAGTTTACCTGGATTGAATCGGATTGGCCAAAAAGGGTTTCGTTGCGAAATTTGCCGTGGCAAATTCAAGTCTGATGAAGGAATGAGAGAACTTGTAAAACATATGAGATGCTTGCATGGATTCTCTTGCAATTTCACTGGTGCTCAACGGAACGTTGCTTTCACCTTCAACAAAGGAAAACCTGGGCAGAGGCTCAGAATGCAACCTGGTAAGTAGAAGACAAAcctttgtaggcctattataaGGTCCCTAAAATCTTGAGGTGAAAAAACCGATATTGTCAGTTGCACATAATTTACTTGAGCCAAACTTGAGTTTCAATGCACTGAGGAATCATCTTCCAAAGTCAGTCCAACCAAAAAAGAGCACTGAAGATGATGCcctagtgcattgaaacttaagtttggcACGAATTAATTCAaacaatatcgtttttatttcaccttaatatagAGAAATTCCTCAATGTCTCTGTTCAGTGTAAATTCCCTAAAATCTCATGGGAATTCTAACTTTGCGCAACATTCAAGTAATTATAAATTCAAGACCGGAGAAAATGTTGGACTGCTtgaattactatagtgaggtccacgttatattgacGGAGAAAAATAGGACAACCGCGTTGCCGATTTTCTACCTTGCTACTGCCTTCCAGACAAGATAGCTGGTACCGGTATATCCAATGTAATATCAATTGTTTTATTCgccataaaaatatataaaataataattttcataattgagatgaaatatttgattaattatattcctaATTGTTAAGAAACGCTCTAGCAACTGAGCTTctaaaggatagcgctatctgctttgtcgatttATAGATAAGGATAACAATatcaatgttaatcgaatactgccattataacgtggatcgcACTATACTGTCAAACCTTTGTAGTATTAAAAAATTGTTCATACGCGGTTTATCTACGATTTTAACTCTTGCAAAACTTGAGTACCAGATCAAATCATTTTACAGGTTCATGAGTTGATCTACAGTTGaaatttccttaattatattaattaaattaataattatatatatagagGTAAGTGAATTCGACTGGGCTAACATGCCTGACCACTAATGTATCACGACTTCTGTATACGTTTATGTATCACATAATTCtgtgttttgtttatttatttatttattagatagagcgaacaatacaatagtcggaaaagaaaaaacaggctattgcccaaaacttcgtTTACtgaattccattataactttacTATTTGAATAAGAACTTTTATGATAATTTCTGTAAGCTACATGCTGCGGATgcttctttttgattatgttgaCTTGTAATTATTTAATAGACATCACACTATCGAGTACATTAATATCTTGAATTCCATGATCATGTAGAAGTTTGATGTTGTCACAGTGAACTCCAATACTAGACCCTAAACCATTGATATTTGATAGTAATAATAGGCAATTTTATGTGCAATAGAACGGCTTAAGCCTTTGTATATTGCAGCTGTCAATGAAGATCAATTAATGTATCAATCATATTAAAAGTGTCAAGAATCTCTTATCTGACCTCTtgcaaaaattttattttatttttgaataaatttgaatgttcaaaGAAGTTGATTCTATTGGCCAAACGGTTGCCGTTTGTGATACATCTTTCAAGAGGCGATGTATAACTTCTCACATAGGCATGAAACTGATGGAAATCCCTCAAGTTGCTTGTGGGTACTACAATTCCAACTCCATGATTGCCAACTTTCTGGTGTCCATGAAGGCATTTGTGCCGAAATATAGCATCAAGCTTCTCTCTTCGCCATTCCAGAGTTTCCAGGTCAACTTCACGACAAAACTGGCTGTAGGATAGATGCTGCATATCCGGTTGAAGGCGCTTTAACATCAGACGCACAAATCTCCTTTGAACGGATTCAATCTTTTTGGTTGTGATCAGTCTTTCTCTATTCCAAATTTCAGAAGCATACTCTAAGTGACACCGAACTAGGGACATGTAAAGAGTTCTAACAGTTCTAGGGTATTGGAAGTCCCTCCCTATCCATCTCAACATGCCTAGTTGTCTTCTCGCcaatttgataaatattattaatgattttattctattatttgttcCAGGTTTAGTTTGTCCCATTTGTTCGAAAGGATGGAATTCAAAGCGATTATTGAGAAAGCATTATGCTACCGTTCATGGCCACGACTTGGCCAAAGACGCAACATCAGGACCGCTGTCTTATAAGTGCCGTTTTTGTGAACAAACATTCTGGGAAGCCATTGAATGCTTCACTCATGAAAAAGAGGAACACCCGGAACAAAAACCATTCAAATGTCACATTTGCGGACATGCTCAACTTAGAAAAGTGAGTAGCAACTCAATAAACAGTGTCAGTATTAATTAAATTCTTCTACGGGTATGATCACGCTGTATGTGCAAGTGCTCGTCAGATCATAGaaacaaaattgataaaaaacaaaaacatgcACATAATTGGAAAGAGCCATAGAAACACGTTGTGAATTGCTTgcctgtagctgctcacactgaacgccaccagcaagtgcacgcgttcagtgttagtgttcctattgctcttaccacattttgtttctcatctgtgCACTTGTTCATGCACGATCTCACATGCACTTGTACATATACGCATCCAATGTAATCATACCCTAAATCTCATCCACCTACCATCAAATGTACTTTTTTATTCTAGTTATTAAGTCgttttattgttgaatttcttATCACAATTCGGggcattgaattattattcaagcagTTCTGAGTtccttaaccttccggtagtcgcgccctactcaatcacacgagcagtcgcgtgttgtattctGTACAACATCCAATATTCCAAGTGTTTACtatgtttactgtcaaaacatattaattaattgtataattactttttccatcttcttggattattttacgcgtatgaacatttggatgattaccatttcatagcccaataaggtacatcaaacaaagccatcaattctgtgttattggttcgtttataGTCTCCGTATatagtctttccctatcttatgcactgtcgcgactaaatggcacctaaagactaaaccattgctcggttgatactgcaactcagtggagtgatgaggggaaagttttggaatgcttaggtgactcattcactgacaccactccattcaatagttttgtgcagcaaaaaactgacactgttgtactttttacaacagcgcgactgccggatgGTTAATGTGactaaattttattgaaattatatttcagaaatcattgtatttatattaattatatttataaattaatgagaaattatctggcaacgttgtggaggtaGAGAAGGATAGTGCACTCTACTTTGTCGGATGATACACAAGAATaataacaccaatgttaatcaaatactatagtatggacctcactatagtagtgttGTGATAAAATGGAAGGGTACTTGATAAATTCTATTGTGTTCGATGATTTCTCATTGAAAATTTGtcgttttttgaagtgtaaattgttattttagtAAGGGATAGTAGTTTAACCTAAAGTCcgtgagatattacttttaacacggctatTTCTCGAAGACGGTGatgtccgatgctctatccttcATTAATCACTCCCACTTTCTCACAATATTCTCCCTACTTTTTTGTCAGtactgtatgtgtgtgtgtgtgtgagagagagagagccaacactcccctccagctATTGcctggcaatgttccaaagtcgtttactggtcagcaggtatattgccTTGTGTGATTACGGAGATGTGTTCTTCACAAGAACGTGAAGCGAAATGACACGGcacatccaattgtgcgcaggatgacCGTCTatgtctatgctacaaactgtggaaggagaaatgggtttctcctcttcttgtTAAAAGTTATATCTCACGGACtttagattttgatttggactgtggtataaatttgaaaaaggacAGTTTTCGGTATAATCTTGTGCCttctcatctatataataagagagagtagggttgtgtttgttcgtgtgttcgtttgttcgcatcaaaacatgtcaacttgtggattgcataccggaaaaacgggaatgatttagatctccaaattttgaacatacattctaaaaatatcaatctcgtgcacctggaagcccaaatttcaattttccttctagatttttcagaattaatgttcaaattcatctttgctaccgtaggctacatgaagttccatagccaAAAGTGTGTCTTTTTATGAGCAGGTTATAAGACTTCAATTTACGAACGTCTATGTAAGTAGCGCAGCGGTAAAACGCTTGCTTACGGAGTGATggttcctcggttcgaatccccgatgtttcccatttttttgttcttttttccctcgaaaagtattattatcaattattttttgaaggaatttgttttcattactattgaactcggattttatcaaataattatttttaatgtaaaattttgccaccagtacaaatgaattggacatagtcttcatgctgtaggcctataattgaatttcataagaaaacattaatatatcacaataaaataagtagtcatttatattcttcagttataatgtacaatcagacacgaattcccagtgaaacgagtattttaggcattttgtttggaattgggaaaacaaaaggctgcctgattcaaattgaggaggatcctaatcgaactaaaatttattgatgtattggaaaaatcaatatgattctgtgaggtttccaagtattatgtattcttcagttttctatactataataaaggaaagaactggcttatacacgtaaggaatagggaattatgtttgacgcatcatcacgtctgaaatatactcaactgattaatttgaaattttgcatatagattcttcattaaccgaggatgataattataggcctattttcaaatttcgattttttattacgtcaagttttcattttgcagttttaaaatagacccttgcgaagcacgggttacctactagtataataataattgtacttgactaaataaagaaatagaattgatttgattgtatATTTGTATCTAATCGATTATGTTGTATTTTTCAACAGGTAATGCTCAACAGACACTTGAAACTTGCTCATCCGTCGGAAAATCTGCACACGTACTTATCTTACAAATGCAAGCTATGTTTGAAATTGTTTACCAGCTACGAGATGCTAGCAACTCATGTACATCAAATTCACCCTTTGAACAGAGTCTATCCGTGTGCACACTGCAACCGCACTCATCAAAACAAGCGTTTTCTGGTGGCCCATATGAAACGCGACCACCAGTTCAGACCGTTCCAGTGTCGGCACTGTGGCGAGGTCAAGCAGAGCAAGCGTGCTCTCAGCATTCACCAGCGCATGAAGCATgattctaaattcaaatttccctGCAAATGCCGTATTTGCGATAAAAAGTTCGACTCAGTTGCACTAAGGTAATTtacctcattttttcttgaatagtttaagcctggttttcactattAGAggtagtggtcgagtaactggcatactaattctgactctacttacttggtcagG
Coding sequences within it:
- the LOC111055285 gene encoding uncharacterized protein LOC111055285, with the translated sequence MIKEDDENEEDSLVNACLMVEDTNELSDSNSNKCELCHQFMPSQDLRSLHYVLNHGCKICSVCSQVSITLNSFKIHVRSNHSQFLCDLCDRPIVFSTHGELLKHRNNIHLLFKCPLCIFEFFSESHVESHLLRFHRICVPKFLSANNYVYEWYDSTETYYCNMCGANKCKVDVFSHFIQHHQISLLPLAQKFMSQNLNIRVIGVDSEIDSQAKHNVTICKGCSGHVSEEVPLSAHNFICLGEVLCKICLQPQSNQFTRNSHINEEHTHYPCALGCSDTIVFDNEEKLHDHCRKVHNVMPCHLCTCFVSCAEGLMKQHLQMCHSYYRSDEISLSDSLFNVHCGNTTIGLICSLCDFDAVIQITSVEDLFKHLNFHSVSLGAVSHFLEKDNLHESLHMRLSALRNIDKYFQKSASDTNGSQQTDNNSCHGSYPEDDNPSSGNTEIIFLSNSESECSRTKNSQVDYSQSDESKIHSVEEPITVIGPSSNHTLSNGFDIKNPNNPVNNVADIVNTPETEKGPICLESVGEDPDTSKTESLARCLENDKTLKLKDEVNTLEYEQEGDEMVSSTGDINSNKKLTNYVNEADMNIELVGNKDPSSDDAEMMADNCDGNDDMKLKMELVGNGNANDNAEMLEDDYDGNDDIELNMELVGTENPNDNAEMLEDYYDGNDDIELNMELVGTENPNDNAEMLEDYYDPDDDVELQKASAVFQKKVRLALLNVKPDVNPRDVECVVTDTSDIEESESEDVGARRTKSKFRSLPGLNRIGQKGFRCEICRGKFKSDEGMRELVKHMRCLHGFSCNFTGAQRNVAFTFNKGKPGQRLRMQPGLVCPICSKGWNSKRLLRKHYATVHGHDLAKDATSGPLSYKCRFCEQTFWEAIECFTHEKEEHPEQKPFKCHICGHAQLRKVMLNRHLKLAHPSENLHTYLSYKCKLCLKLFTSYEMLATHVHQIHPLNRVYPCAHCNRTHQNKRFLVAHMKRDHQFRPFQCRHCGEVKQSKRALSIHQRMKHDSKFKFPCKCRICDKKFDSVALRDVHLKEEHTNSNEYRCEECDKVFSSRSAYYAHKRTHRLSIDAYKCQHCQRKFLRRDAYVEHLRIHTTIRHKCPQCDKQFVQRSNMIRHMRMHSETEQPH